TGAACGAAGTACTCGAGTTAGCAGGCATTCGTTGTTTTAATACGGCTTATGTAGCGAGGATCGCAAACGACAAACGACTAACCCATGCCGTTTTATCAAATATTGATGTCCCGATGTTATCAAGCACTGCCGTTCACAAACATTATTTTCTCGATAAAAAACAAGTACCACAAGAGAAGATGATCATAAAAGACCCGCTAGGAAAAGGTGGTACTGGTGTTAAGTTAGCCGAGGCACCTGAGGAGATACATGGCCTTTCCACTACTTTAAGCGACAATTTATTAGTTCAGCCGGTAGGTGGTCAAAAGGGCAAAGATTTACGTGTATATATTGTTGGTAATCACATTGTTGGGGCTGTCCTCCGTGAGTCGGCAACAGACTTTAGAGCGAATGTCTCCATGGGAGGAAGTGCCCGTCTTTATGAGCTTAATCAGGCTGAAAAACGTCTTGTTTCACTTATTACAGATGCCATTCACCTCGACTTTGTAGGCATTGACTTCCTTATTGATGACGATGGCCATCTTTTATTCAATGAAATGGAAGATGCTGTCGGTTGCCGCAGTCTTTATATCCACAGTTCTATCGACATTGCAGCGATCTTTGCTTCCTATATCGCTAAAGAGTTACAAAAATAAGAAACTAAGGGAGCCTAATACAACTGTCCTCTTCCCTTTACTTATTGAATAAATTTTGATTAAAAGCGTATATAACGGCTTGAGTACGATCCTGCACGTCTAGCTTACTTAGAATATTGCTAACATGAACTTTCACTGTCTTTAACGCGATAAATAATTCGTCAGCAATTTGCTGATTATTTTTTCCTTCAGTCATTAAACGGAGAACTTCACCTTCTCTTTCAGTTAATTGGTCATGAAGCTGAGGGGATGAGGGTTGCCGTAATTTTGACATAATTTTCCCTGTCACTTCAGGTTCCAAAATGGATTGACCATTATAGGTAGCTCTGATCGCTTTTGCAATTTCACTTGCTTTTGATGTTTTAAGCATATAGCTCGTAGCACCTGCTTCTAGTGCTGGATACACCTTTTCATCATCTAGGAAACTCGTGACGATGATAATTTTAGCTTCAGGCCATTTGGTTGTAATTTGTTTCGTTGCTTCAATCCCGTCCATGTCACGCATAACGAGATCCATTAAAATGATATCAGGCCTTAACTCTAGCGCTACCGCTACCGCCTCTGTCCCGTCGCCAGCTTCTGCTATGACATCAATGTCAGGCTGGGCAGATAAGTAAGAAGAAACACCTATTCTAACCATCTCATGATCATCTGCAAACAAGACTTTAATCATCACTTCCACCTCCCTTTTTTAGTGTTGGTACTTTTACTTCTAGCTTTGTCCCTTCATTTTCCACGCTAACTACCTTTAATACTCCCCCTACTTCAACGGCTCGCTCATGCATATTTTGTAAGCCATATGAGCCATGATTTTGCACTTCCTGCACATTAAACCCTTTGCCATCATCGGATATTCTTAAGATAACTGTTTGATCACGCTCAATTAAAATAACGTCAAGTTTAGCTGCTTTAGCATGCCTAAGAGTGTTAGAAACAGACTCCTGTAAGATTCTAAACAAATGATCTTCTATCCCTTTATCTACTGACAATTCTTCCAGCTTTGCTTCAATTTTGAGAGGTACTTTCTCAGTTAATTCAGCTAGTAAATCCTCAATTCCTTTTTTGAGGGACTTGCCTTTTAATGCAGCGGGACGCAAATGTAATAGCAAGGCGCGCATCTCCAATTGAGACTGGTCAATCATTTTCTCTACCATTGTGAGCTGCTTTTTCATTCCCTTATCTGACGGAGGGTTCGTCTCATTAATCGTCGCCATCATCATGGACGCTGCAAACAGCTGCTGACTTACAGAATCATGCAATTCACGTGCAAGTCGGTTTCGTTCTTGGACGACCACTTCCTGAAGACTTTTCTCACGATCATTTGCTCTTTCAGTCGCTAATTTTTGGGTTACTTCTGCCTGCTTTGTCATTTTTTCTTCAATAGCGATTAATTGTTTTTGAATAGAGTCTAAGTCAGCGTTTCCTTCATTTTCACCCATCGTTAATTTTCTTCCTTTAATTAAATCCTCTAACGATTGACTAATAACGACGACTTTTTTACGGCTGACTAACCTTGTTAAAGCACCGATCATCGTTCCTGTTACTAGTGTTAACATAAGGATAAAGTAAATGTATGGCACATTATATATTCGACTTTGCCATAAATCAGACCATTTCATCAGCGGAAAGACAGTGAAAGTAGCCGCTAGTATGAGACATGAAAATAACAATGTGAAAAGAATAGCGAGTAATATTTGTCTGATGAGACTGTTCATATACGTCTCACCTCAACATCGCCTGAAAAAACAGACGTCACAATTTTTACCCCTGGTTTGACTCGTTGGAAGTTCTCTGTTTCATATATCACTGTCTCATTTAACATTTTTTTATTTACTTTATGGAAAATCGAGACCTTGCCAAACATGGTACTATGATGAACAGATACTTCTATCTCGTAAGGAACATAAATTTTTATATTCCCAAATAAATGTCTAATGGAAATAATAGCATCTTCTTGAATGACAGTATTACTTAAATCTATAATGCGATCACCGATGCCCCCATGTATGTTTATGTCACGCCACTGGTAAGGCATTTCCTCAGTTTGTTCATCTCCAAAAAATCGATGCTGAAATAGTGGTCTAGTTGTGACAATTTCACCTTTTTCACGATCTGCTTTCGTCATTCTTGGCTTTATATAATCCGGGTCATGGTTCGACCGTCGATATTCTCGAAAGAATAGTACGAGTAAGGCGATAAATAGAAACCGAACTGAATACATCGTTAAAATATTAAAGGCAAGGCTGACTACCCCTATCCAAAAAAAGAGTTTCCCAAGAAAAGTGCTATAATTTTTCCATCCTAAAAACGTCAAAAAACCTAGGAATAGAGCACTAAAAAAGAACCCCCCGCCGAAAAACATCAACTCGAAAAAGAGGATAGCCAGCGTGATCATAAGAGTCCAATTCATTGCCCGAGTTGGAATTCTTTTTAACATAAGACTCTCCCCCTTTTCCTCTAGATGTTCTGGCAAGGCATCATTACCAATTAAGCATTAAAATTGTCTATTAGGATAAGGGAGCGCCTAACGCTCCCTACTTATCATATCACTTTTTCATTCTGTTCGTCTTCGTTTTCGTTATCAGCCATTTCTTTTTCTAAACGGGCAATTTTACTATCTAATGTGTGATGATTATAATCATTTGTCACTTTAAACTCCAAATCTTCAATGTAACGTTCCATTTCTGAAAATTTTAACGAGGATTTATTAAAGGATGAACCAGTTAGCTTATCCATTTCATATCTAGCTCGAGCGACATTTTCTTTACCCATCAATTCCATACGCTTTAGCCGCATCTCCTTTAATTTATATCGCATCTCTTCATAGCGTTTTTCTAATGATTCAAGCTGCTTCATCGCTTCGATTTCATTTAACGTGAGGCGTTCTGCCCGTGCGGCATATTCTTCAAATTCTTTGAGAGCAAATGCGGCTAGCTCTGTTTCTCCAGCTTTTTCAGCGATTTCAGCTTGTTGCTTTCGTTTATCAGCCATATTGTCAGCCTCTTTACGTTCCACTGTGAATTCTTCTTTTAATTGGTGCTGACGTTCAATAAGCGACTTCACTTTCTCAGTCTCTTTCTCACTTTGTCGTAAATAGTGATTTAATGCTTGAATAGGATTCTTTCCTTCTTTTTTATCTAATAATGAATGAATGTCACTCTCGATACTATCAAAAATTCTTGTAAAAACATTTGTCATTTTAGTCATCTCCTTAAGAATTAGTCATACTAGCCCATTGGTTTTCAAAGTTCGTAAATGGGTCATCATGATTTACAGAGCGGGATGGGGTTTTCTCCTTTTTAAACAACTGATACAAAACATACAATGCAACAAGACCTATTAAGCCAAAGATATTAGATATCGTCATACTTAAAACGATAAGCCCGAGGACAATCCACATAACTTTGGCACCTGTTGATTGGGCTTTCACACATTTTTTAAAGATAACATATAGTAGAAAAGCACCTCCAGCAAACAAGATTAACGGCCCTAAATTAGCTAAGAAAATACCTAAAGCAACAATTGCTGCAATGAATAATAAGAAAGTTTTCATCATCATTTCCTCCTCTCATTTCTCTTATTTCTATCTTAACTGATATCTAATTTGTGTATAACGTCCTACAGATTTATCTTTTATAAGACTCAAGGCTTATATAAAGCTAAGCTTCAATCAGTGGGAGTTTCCCTTCATCCCCCACTGATTGTTCGTTTAACTTATGGGACCTTTAGGGGCAGTTTATCCCCCACCTAAACGTTTCGACCTTCTTAAGTTTTGAGGTGGGGGTTTTACTGCCCCTTAAGAGTGAATAAATGACTGTCACAATTAAATTTTCTACACGAGTCAGCAAACAATGATAAATAGGCTCTATCACATAGTTGTTTATAAAGCCCCCTTCAATCAATCGCGTTTTCGTTCTTCTCCCACTGATTGGTATGAGTGAATTAGACATTAGCCTCCATTATCTCCCGCCTAAATAGATTTATCTCTCCTCTCTATTTTCTTTTGGTCGGTTATCTGTGCTCAAAAGTAACGACTGAATAGCTATGTATATACTTTTTCCCATAAAGCTATAAAGCGCCACAAAAAGCATCCGCCTGCTAACATTAAAGCCGGCACATTTTTCGAAAAAAAATAAGCCCCCTTTAGGGAGCTTGAGAAATATTTATTATTTTAATTGTCGGAAATGTGCCTGTAGTTGTGCTGTTATAGGGCGTTCTGTAGGTAATAGTCGATCGTCCACCTGTTTTACAGTCATAATTTCTAAACTTGTACTCGTCACAAATACTTCATCTGCCTCATATAAAAAGTCGAGACTGAATGGTTCTTCCTTCGTCTGAATATCTAACTCTCCAGCAAGAGTGATGACGATTTTCCGAGTAATACCATGGAGAATTCCCTTTAAAGGCGGATATGTGTATAGTAAACCATTTTTTACAGCAAAAATGTTACTGGTACTCCCTTCCTTAACCGTGCCATTCTCATGATAGACTGCTTCATCGTAGCCGTGCTCCTTTGCTTTTTGTTTAGCTAGGACATTCGGCAGTAGGTTCAATGATTTAATATAACAGTTTTTCCATCTATCATCTTCTGTCGTTAGGACACGAAACCCTTCCGTTCTCTTTTCAGAGGAAATAAATCTTGCTTCCTTTACTGTAAGTGTAAAAACTGGAGGGGTTGCTTCAGGAAAATGATGTTGTCTGCTATAAGTGCCCCGGCTAATTTGAATATATATTTCCGCTTCAAGGATAGTAGACCTCGCTATAGCTTCATGACAAATGTCAGCGATTTCGTCTAGTGTGTATGGTAAGGCGATCTGAATAGCCTCCGCACTATTTCCGAGACGTTCTAAATGAGCTTCCAAATAAAACGGCTTCCCGTTATAAGCACGAATAACTTCATATATGCCATCCCCAAATTGATGGGCTCTATCCTGAATCGGTACAACGGTATCATTGATATCAACAAACTTGTCTTTATAAAATGCAATTTCCGGCATTTTATGCCTCCTCTCATTTTAATTACTGCATTAATTTTTCAGCTCATCAAGTCTTAACAGGACCTTCTCTCGTTGTTCAATGTAATCTTTTTCTTTCGCTCTTTCTTCAGCCACCACCTTTTCAGGCGCTTTACTAATAAACCCTTCATTTGCAAGCTTTTTTTGGACACGCATCACTTCATTATCAAGTCGCTTTAATTCATTATTTAAGCGGGTAATTTCTGCATCTAAATCCAACAGATCTGACAAAGGCATATAGAGCTCAACGCCTGAAAGGATAGAACTCATGGATTTTTCAGGAGCAGTCATGTCCATAGCTAACTTCAACTCTGATGGGTTGCAGAACCGTTCAATATAGGATTTTCCGCGTTCTAACTGCTCAAGTATCTCCTCTGAATCTGCTTTGATGAATAACGTGATTTGTTTACTCATCGGGACGTTTAACTCTGAACGGGTATTTCTAACTGAGCGGATAATATCTTGAAGGAGCTGCATATCCTTCATACCTTGTTCATTCATTAAAGCATCATTTTTTACCGGCCATGCTGCAACAGTTATGGATTCTCCTTCATGCGGCAGGTGCTGCCATACTTCTTCAGTAATGAATGGCATAAATGGATGAAGCAAACGCATTGTTTGGTCAAGAACGTAAGCTAATATTGAACGAGTCGTCTGCTTGGCTTCTTCATCTTCACCATTCAATGGTAATTTGGCCATTTCTATATACCAGTCACAAAAATCGTCCCAGATGAAATTATATAGAGCTCGTCCAACTTCGCCAAATTCGTAAGTATCAATAAATCTAGTCACATGCTCAATCGTCATTTGCAACTTCGTTAATATCCATTGATCAGCAATCGATTTTTTACCCGCTAAATCAATATCTTCATATTTAAGCCCATCCATATTCATCAGAGCAAAACGTGAGGCGTTCCAAATTTTATTCCCAAAGTTCCAGTTAGCCTCTACTTTTTCCCAATAAAATCGTAAATCATTTCCTGGTGAACTTCCCGTACTTAAGAAAAACCTTAGAGCATCCGCACCATACTTATCAATCACATCCATAGGATCGACACCATTACCAAGTGACTTGCTCATTTTACGCCCTTCCCCATCTCGGACAAGCCCGTGGATCAACACATCTTTAAACGGACGTTGACCTGTAAAATGCTGTCCTTGAAAAATCATACGTGCTACCCAAAAATAAATAATGTCATAGCCTGTCACAAGGGCATCCGTTGAGTAATATCGCTTGTAATCAGCTGCTTCACTATCCGGCCACCCCAATGTAGAAAATGGCCATAAGGCAGAACTAAACCACGTATCAAGTACATCTTTATCTTGCTCCCAATTTTCAATGTCATCCGGTTCTTTCCGTCCCACATAAATGTCTCCTGTTTCTTTATGAAACCAAGCTGGGATACGATGTCCCCACCATAGTTGTCTCGAGATACACCAATCTCTAATATTTTCAATCCAATGCATATACGTTTTTTCAAACCTGTCCGGAACAAAGTTGACTTTGCCTTCTTTCTGCTGAAGTTTAATCGCTTCTTCAGCTAAAGGTCCCATCTTGACAAACCATTGAGTAGACAAATAAGGTTCTACCACGGCATTACTCCGTTCAGAGTGGCCAACACTATGAGTATGTTCTTCTATTTTGAACAGAACTCCATCGTGTTGAAGGTCTTTTACTATTTGCTTACGACATTCAAAACGATCAAGCCCCTTATACTTGCCGGCATTCTCATTCATTGTTCCTGATTCATCCATCACTAAGATGCGCTCTAACTGATGGCGATTGCCTATTTCAAAGTCATTTGGATCATGAGCAGGCGTAATTTTAACAGCTCCCGAGCCAAATTCCATATCCACGTAATCATCTGCTACAATCTCTATTTCACGGCCAATGATAGGTAAAATAGCTTTTTTACCAATTAAGTGGCGATACCTTTCATCATTAGGATGGACAGCAACTGCTGTATCTCCTAGCATCGTTTCAGGTCTTGTCGTAGCCACCTCAATATGACCATCTCCGTCTGCTAATGGGTATTTCATATGGTAGAATGCCCCTTGAACATCCTTATAAATGACTTCAATATCCGATAAGGCTGTTTTCGTTTGAGGATCCCAATTGATAATATACTCTCCTCGATAGATTAGCCCTTCTTCATACAAGCGTACGAACACTTCTCGAACAGCATCAGATAAACCATCGTCTAACGTAAACCGCTCACGGGAATAATCGAGAGAAAGACCGAGCTTAGCCCATTGCTCTCTAATAAAATCAGCATACTCTTCCTTCCACTCCCATGATTTCTCAAGAAATTTTTCACGACCGAGGTCATGTCGAGATAGCCCTTGCTCTCTCAGCTTTCCTTCTACCTTAGCCTGGGTTGCAATCCCTGCATGGTCCATTCCTGGGAGCCAAAGGGCATCGTAGCCTTGCATACGCTTCACCCGAATTAATATATCTTGCAATGTTGTATCCCATGCATGCCCTAAGTGAAGTCTACCTGTTACATTTGGCGGTGGAATGACAATCGTATACGGTTGTTTCGTCTCATCTCCTGTTGCCTCAAAAAATTTTCCATTGACCCAGTATGGGTACCATTTAGCCTCTGTTGCCTGAGGATCATATTTCGGCGGCATTGTCGTATTAGGTTTTTCAGACATCTTAACACCTTCCTTAATTTATAGTTAGTTACATTCTCACTACTCGGCTTGCTTCATTAACAGCTAGATAAATGTGGTATTCGACTTCAAACACTGTTTTATTCGCACCACTTTTAGAGAACATAAAAAGCCCCCACTCGTCAAAGGACGAAGGGAGCTGTATTCCTCGCGGTACCACCTTTGTTTACAGAAAAACGTGTATAAACTAGCGCACGTTTTCTGTACACTTAAAAGCGTTAACGGTGCTTGCCGATGATAACTAATAAGTAAATCGTTCTACCTTTCATTATCACAACTCCAGGGCGACCTTCCATCTTTACATCCGGGAATACCTTTCAGCAGCAATGGATGCTGGTTTTCCTCTCTGACGGGTTCAAGACGTACTCTTCCCTTTCAACATTTTATTAATTATCTTGTATAACCGTATTTTACCTTGACTCTAAATCATAATCAATAGCTAAGTTCGTCCCTTCACGTTCTCCCGATATATTTTTTAAAATAAGTTACCTATATTTAGGTAGGATAGCCGTTTCTAGCTCTCAGTGCCATCGTTCTTCCTTCATTTTGAAAAAAACACATTTACCTATCTTCATTACGGTTACTCGCCAGAAAAAATGTATCGAACTACTATAATGCTAAGCTTGAATCAGTGGGAGTTTTACTGCCCCTTAAGAGTGGGATAAAACAGAACGAGTAGATTTTTTCAATCATAACGCCATTTTATACCGTTACTGCTTGCATTTTTGCTCTATTGACATAGGCATTTGTCAATAAGACAAAGCCAATAGCATATGTCTTAATAATACAAGGGATTAGCAACCTGTCAGTAAAATTTCACTTGTCTCACTATGTACCATTAGATAAAGCTAAGCTTCAATCAGTGGGGGTTTTACTGCCCCTTAAGAGTGGGATAAAAATTATATATCCTCAACCAAACAACCTTCTTTAGGAGTTACAGGCGGCAGATTTTCTATGTTTTGATAACGATTAAGTATCGTTGTTCCTTTTTCTGTTATTTAGCCACGACAGCCATTTTTCCCCTATCCAATCTAGACACTGTTCCAGCATCATGTGCATAGATTATCTTAACTCGTGTGAAAAGAGGTGGACGTATGAGGCGTTTTACTCATCATAAAATAGCCAAATCTATGAAACGGCGAGCCGAAAAATCAAAACTTCATTGGCGTGTAAGAAAAATTATCGAGATGTTTCATCAGTTGCTATTACCCCTTATTATTTTCCAACTAATTCGGACACTTTTTTTGCCCACTACTTTAGATGTAATTTTACTAACCGTGTTTGTAGCACTATATATTATCTACTGGATGCCTTAACTGCAAACCACTTTTAACAGTAAAAACAAAGACAAGCTTTTTACAGTAAATAAAAGTTAGTTTAACCATACTCTCATAACTTCTTTCATTTGTCACGTAAGTAGCTGTTTAATAGCATGCTTGACACTTTTAAACATACGTATCTCGTATTTAAATAGGTCTTAATGAAAGAGATGCACCTTATGTGAGAACCCCTTTTCTCACCCTAAAATGGAACGTTGGTTCACTGTTAAACTTCCTTTCACCGACAGTGGTTAAAAGCGGACAATAAAAAACGGGCAATGCGACGTAGTCTCTTGCGATCAACTTTAGGTGGAGAGGGTGAGTTAACAACTATCTTCTACAAAAGAGGAAAGAAAAGCAAACAACAGTTGAACCCAATCGTCGAGACGTTCTTCCAATGAGTTGAAGTAAATCATCATCTTAAATACAATCAGGAGAATGGTTAGGTGAGATTCTTATGATGAGAAAGAGTTTATTTTATATTTTTGTGATGACAGTCTCCCTACATCAACTTTACTTAGAAGGTAGCTTTTTGACATCATACTGAAGGGTTTAATTGCACGAGACACATGATGGAACAAATATATAAAAGCCCCTCGCTCAATGAGGGGCCACTTGTTTACTGACTCATACTTCCGTGGTGTTCGTTATTTTATGAATACGAGACTGAAGATTTTGTTACTTATTTTCTCCTTTAAGGCAACTTAGAAATCGACGTTACAAATCGAAAAATACGTTTCATCGTTAGTAACCGTCTTTCTAGTTGCATGACGAGGTGCATTTCCGACTTTTGTCTTGACGGTGATGTAAAATGATCCACCATCTGATAAATATTTTCCGGAAAGAGCAGGTAACTTATAAACAAGTACTTTTCATCATCAAAAAAAGCAAAGTGTTTTTCATATATACTAAGCCAATGCTTACCATCATGTTCATCCCACGGACGAACTTGAAAGAGATGACGAAATAATAAGGCCGTGTCTCGTGCAGGGGTGTCTTGTACAGCTCTTTCAAAATTAATGAAGTAGGCTGTCCCATATTCATCAAAGCAGGCATGAGAACGGTTTGGTCGTCCATGACATAACACGCTTCGATGATGTTTTTTTTCCTTAGCCGTTTCAAGCCATTTTTCCAAGTACTTCTCTGCTTCATTTGCTACTTGCTTCGTTCGTTCAAAATGAGTTAATAGCGTTAGTTCAAAAGGAGAATAATACGTATGTTTCTCCATCTCATCTAAATATTTTTCCATTTTTAGTTTTCGTAAATCCCATCTTTCCTTTAATTGCTGAAATGACTTTTCTAGCGGCTCGTCTTCGGTTCCCCTTGTCCTCTCCGTCAACCCATGCAGCTTTGCTAGTTCTTCCAGTATGGCTTCTTCAGGGTCAGATCCATGACGAAATGTGTGATGGTCTTCATACCATGGCATTAAATAGTAGATGAATTGCCCATCAAATACAGTGTAATCACCATATTTAGTCGGTAAAACAGGTACAAAAAAAGGAAAATCAATTCTTTCCAATCTACGCATAACGTGTACAAACCATTCTGCTTGCTCTTGAGACATCGTAGTCCTTTTTAAAGCGAATGTTCCATAGTGAGTAGTCACTTTGTGAACTTTCCCTTGAGACGAAATGTGAGTTGGCTGCAAATCATAGTGAAACAAAACAGGCCCCATTGTATTCATGAGTTGCGACTCATTCTTATTCATTGTACAACCTTCTCTCTGACATCTTGTAACCACGCTACCATCGTGTCACATACTCGTTTATTCGTATCCCACTCTGTCACTAATTCATTAAATCGCACTTTTTGCTGACTATGAGTTCTAGTCGTTTCTTGCGTTAATTGGCTAATAAATGACAACATCTCATAAGGATACATGATATGTGCTAATAATAAGGTACCTCTATCCTTATTCAATGGGAAAGTGGTATTCAAACCATCTAACAGTAAATCAAGAGAACCGCCTCGATTTTCCCATTCCGCTAAGCAATGCCGTAATACCTTGTAAGGAGAGGTGCTTTTTTTCTCATTATTTTCCCAAAACAATTGGCCATGTACCAATTTTGCTTGTGCTAATGTATAAATTGAAACAACACGATGATGTGTATCAGTTAATTCGTTACCTTCTATAACGTTAGCAACCTTCTCTAGCCTTGTTAATGCCTCATCTTTTAATTTGTCCACCAGTTTATGTGAAACAGAGCGGACGGGGAGCGATTGAACAAGCCGCTCCCTGTCTGAATAAATATTCTCCTCACTAAGAGATAGTGATCCACCGCTTTCTCCTCCCCCGTATGGCATAGTGATATAGCGACCTAAAAATGCACCGATTTTATTAGGATGATCCCACACTGGATAAGGATCTTCCACCACATCATGTAATGTGACCCACCCTGCATCCGTGTATATTGCTTTTTCACCATGGGAAGTTTGAATCATTCTATCTGTCAGAACACCAGTTTGTTTAGTCAATTCTTCCCGCCATAAAATGTGGGCTTGTAGAATATGTTCGTCAAGCCAAAACTTTAAAACTTTTTTTCCTTTATTAGTCTCAATGATCCGTCCTTCATCGACCCAACGCAAGTCCTGAAAAGGGTAACTTTCTTCAATATGGTCTAATTCAATCATTCCTTCGCCTCCTTCCTCTAGTCTAATGAGGATGATTGCTTTACAGGAATGTATAGAATTTGCCCCTCACTCACGTCTTCATCTTTTAAGCGATTCATTCTTATTAACTGACTAGGCTGTATGTTATAACGATCAGCTATTGTGTTCAAAGATTCACCACTTTGAACAATGCACATTCGCAGTTTCGAATAGGCTTCCTGATCTCCCGCTAACATTTTTGTTAAATAAAGGGCATTCCCTTGTTCGGGTTCTTCTACTTCATCTCTACCGACTTCTTCGGTCTTTTCAGGCTCTTCATCAGGCCTTTCAACGTCTTGAGGCTCTTCTCTCTCATTCTCCTGTTGATTCGCGGTAACTTCTTCACGATAATCAGATGGTTCACTTTCACGTGTCTCCTTAAAATCATCGTGAGATTTCTCTTCACTCACTTGTGTGCTTCTATCCTGATCAGCTTTCTCTGTTTCTTCTTGAACTTGTTTACTTAAAGGTGTCTCTTCTACCTGATTACTTTGTAAAGGAGTGTCTTCTTGAACCGTTTTACTTTCTAAAGGTGTCTCTTCCGCCGCAGCTTTTAATGTGTAATGAGGAGAATCATGTGCTCTTTCGTCATTTTCCTCTGGAGAATCTCGCTCAGTTTCACCGTCACTAGCTTGCTCCGGTTCGCCCCTTTCTTCACTAACGTTCTTTTCGTTATCCTCATTTTTGGGCTCAGCATCGATCTGTTCAAATGAAAATGAGCGCTTATCATGGAGTTCTTCTGTTACCACCTCTTCA
The Salipaludibacillus sp. LMS25 DNA segment above includes these coding regions:
- a CDS encoding aminotransferase class IV; this translates as MPEIAFYKDKFVDINDTVVPIQDRAHQFGDGIYEVIRAYNGKPFYLEAHLERLGNSAEAIQIALPYTLDEIADICHEAIARSTILEAEIYIQISRGTYSRQHHFPEATPPVFTLTVKEARFISSEKRTEGFRVLTTEDDRWKNCYIKSLNLLPNVLAKQKAKEHGYDEAVYHENGTVKEGSTSNIFAVKNGLLYTYPPLKGILHGITRKIVITLAGELDIQTKEEPFSLDFLYEADEVFVTSTSLEIMTVKQVDDRLLPTERPITAQLQAHFRQLK
- a CDS encoding PspA/IM30 family protein, encoding MTNVFTRIFDSIESDIHSLLDKKEGKNPIQALNHYLRQSEKETEKVKSLIERQHQLKEEFTVERKEADNMADKRKQQAEIAEKAGETELAAFALKEFEEYAARAERLTLNEIEAMKQLESLEKRYEEMRYKLKEMRLKRMELMGKENVARARYEMDKLTGSSFNKSSLKFSEMERYIEDLEFKVTNDYNHHTLDSKIARLEKEMADNENEDEQNEKVI
- the liaF gene encoding cell wall-active antibiotics response protein LiaF; amino-acid sequence: MLKRIPTRAMNWTLMITLAILFFELMFFGGGFFFSALFLGFLTFLGWKNYSTFLGKLFFWIGVVSLAFNILTMYSVRFLFIALLVLFFREYRRSNHDPDYIKPRMTKADREKGEIVTTRPLFQHRFFGDEQTEEMPYQWRDINIHGGIGDRIIDLSNTVIQEDAIISIRHLFGNIKIYVPYEIEVSVHHSTMFGKVSIFHKVNKKMLNETVIYETENFQRVKPGVKIVTSVFSGDVEVRRI
- a CDS encoding response regulator transcription factor; this translates as MIKVLFADDHEMVRIGVSSYLSAQPDIDVIAEAGDGTEAVAVALELRPDIILMDLVMRDMDGIEATKQITTKWPEAKIIIVTSFLDDEKVYPALEAGATSYMLKTSKASEIAKAIRATYNGQSILEPEVTGKIMSKLRQPSSPQLHDQLTEREGEVLRLMTEGKNNQQIADELFIALKTVKVHVSNILSKLDVQDRTQAVIYAFNQNLFNK
- a CDS encoding RimK family alpha-L-glutamate ligase, which produces MGKYGLVIYKQHEITRNKRFINMLQQHCLDKELHLEVMAYEQLCIHLSKTKYIAGPLNEKLHYDFVINRSATPWLNEVLELAGIRCFNTAYVARIANDKRLTHAVLSNIDVPMLSSTAVHKHYFLDKKQVPQEKMIIKDPLGKGGTGVKLAEAPEEIHGLSTTLSDNLLVQPVGGQKGKDLRVYIVGNHIVGAVLRESATDFRANVSMGGSARLYELNQAEKRLVSLITDAIHLDFVGIDFLIDDDGHLLFNEMEDAVGCRSLYIHSSIDIAAIFASYIAKELQK
- a CDS encoding valine--tRNA ligase, translating into MSEKPNTTMPPKYDPQATEAKWYPYWVNGKFFEATGDETKQPYTIVIPPPNVTGRLHLGHAWDTTLQDILIRVKRMQGYDALWLPGMDHAGIATQAKVEGKLREQGLSRHDLGREKFLEKSWEWKEEYADFIREQWAKLGLSLDYSRERFTLDDGLSDAVREVFVRLYEEGLIYRGEYIINWDPQTKTALSDIEVIYKDVQGAFYHMKYPLADGDGHIEVATTRPETMLGDTAVAVHPNDERYRHLIGKKAILPIIGREIEIVADDYVDMEFGSGAVKITPAHDPNDFEIGNRHQLERILVMDESGTMNENAGKYKGLDRFECRKQIVKDLQHDGVLFKIEEHTHSVGHSERSNAVVEPYLSTQWFVKMGPLAEEAIKLQQKEGKVNFVPDRFEKTYMHWIENIRDWCISRQLWWGHRIPAWFHKETGDIYVGRKEPDDIENWEQDKDVLDTWFSSALWPFSTLGWPDSEAADYKRYYSTDALVTGYDIIYFWVARMIFQGQHFTGQRPFKDVLIHGLVRDGEGRKMSKSLGNGVDPMDVIDKYGADALRFFLSTGSSPGNDLRFYWEKVEANWNFGNKIWNASRFALMNMDGLKYEDIDLAGKKSIADQWILTKLQMTIEHVTRFIDTYEFGEVGRALYNFIWDDFCDWYIEMAKLPLNGEDEEAKQTTRSILAYVLDQTMRLLHPFMPFITEEVWQHLPHEGESITVAAWPVKNDALMNEQGMKDMQLLQDIIRSVRNTRSELNVPMSKQITLFIKADSEEILEQLERGKSYIERFCNPSELKLAMDMTAPEKSMSSILSGVELYMPLSDLLDLDAEITRLNNELKRLDNEVMRVQKKLANEGFISKAPEKVVAEERAKEKDYIEQREKVLLRLDELKN
- a CDS encoding sensor histidine kinase → MNSLIRQILLAILFTLLFSCLILAATFTVFPLMKWSDLWQSRIYNVPYIYFILMLTLVTGTMIGALTRLVSRKKVVVISQSLEDLIKGRKLTMGENEGNADLDSIQKQLIAIEEKMTKQAEVTQKLATERANDREKSLQEVVVQERNRLARELHDSVSQQLFAASMMMATINETNPPSDKGMKKQLTMVEKMIDQSQLEMRALLLHLRPAALKGKSLKKGIEDLLAELTEKVPLKIEAKLEELSVDKGIEDHLFRILQESVSNTLRHAKAAKLDVILIERDQTVILRISDDGKGFNVQEVQNHGSYGLQNMHERAVEVGGVLKVVSVENEGTKLEVKVPTLKKGGGSDD
- a CDS encoding flagellar basal body rod protein is translated as MMMKTFLLFIAAIVALGIFLANLGPLILFAGGAFLLYVIFKKCVKAQSTGAKVMWIVLGLIVLSMTISNIFGLIGLVALYVLYQLFKKEKTPSRSVNHDDPFTNFENQWASMTNS